A region of the Paenibacillus sp. J23TS9 genome:
GTCACGCTATCCGGGAACTACCCTGGATATGGTCAGTATCCCGCTGGATGATGGACACCACATTATCGATACCCCGGGGATCGTATATCCATGGCGTTATAGCGAGCTCGTGGACCGCAAGGATTTGGGGGCGATCATGCCGGAAAATCCGCTGAAACCGATGGTTTATCAGTTGAATGAGGGACAAACCTTGTTTTTTGGAGGTATGGCCCGCTTTGATTTTATTCAGGGTGCCCGTCAATCCTTCACTTGCTTTTTAAGCAGCAGACTCAACATTCACAGAACCAAGCTAGAGAAGGCCGACGCTTTATATCAAGAGCATGCGGGAGTTCTTCTGGCGCCGCCTGAGAAGGAGAACCTCGGCCAGATGCCGGATTGGACAAGACATGAAATCCGCGTGCCCAAGGGTGCGAGAATGGATCTGTTCATCTCTGGTCTCGGCTGGCTGAAGGTGAACAGCGATCAGGGCGCTTTAACGGCTATCCATGCACCTAAAGGTGTGAAAGTACTCGCCAGACCTTCCCTGATCTGATGCATGACTAGAATTCGGGAGAGGCAGGATGATTGACATGATAACAAAGACGGATTTACTCGCAAGTACCGGTGCACTGCTCCTTGGCGTTATCGGAGATCCTATAGCTCATTCCAAGTCGCCTGTCATGCATCAGGCTGCTTTGTCAGCGCTGGGGCTGCCCGGATCTTATGTTTCCATGCATGTGAAGCCTGGGCAGGTAAGTGAAGCCATTGCAGGGATCAAGGCTCTCGGGTTCCGGGGAATTAATGTTACCATTCCTCATAAGCTGGAGGTCATCCCTTATCTGGATCATCTGGATGAAACGGCACTCCGGATTGGAGCCGTCAATACGATTGTCAACGATTATGGCATATTGACCGGTTATAATACGGATGGAATTGGCTATGTGCGTTCACTTAAAGAAGAGGCGGTATCTGAACTAAGAGGGAAGAAGATCATGGTCCTGGGTGCGGGCGGCGCGGCGAGAGGCATCGTGTATGCTCTGTCGCTGGAAAGCCCGGACAGCATCTTCATTGCCAACCGTACAGCCGATAAGGCGGAAGCAATGGCGGATGAATGGAAGGAGCTTGCCGATATCCGGGGGATATCCATGCAGCAGCTGCCGTCGTATCTGAAGGATATCGATATCCTGATCAATACGACATCGGTCGGGATGCATCCGAATATGTCGGAAGCGCCGGTGGATGTGAATTTGATATCGGAAAATACAGTGGTCAGCGATTTGATCTATAACCCCCTTCAAACCAGATTGCTGGCAGAGAGTGAAAAAAAAGGCTGCACGGTGCATGGCGGCCTGGGCATGTTTGTCAACCAAGGCGCCTATGCGCTTGAATACTGGACCGGCATGCCGGCACCGGTTGCAGCAATGAGAAATGCTGTACTGAAAAGTATGGCTGGCTAGCTCCCTTTTTTGGGGAAATCAAAACAGATGAATATTAAGGAGTTATGAATATACATGCTAACGGGTAAGCAAAAGCGATATCTTCGATCCCTCGCACACCATTTGGATCCGATTTTTCAAGTGGGCAAGGGTGGAACCAATGACCAGCTTGTAAGACATATTAACGATGCGATTGAGAAAAGAGAATTAATGAAAATCAGTATTTTGAACAACTGCCTTGACGATAAAAATGAGATTGCTGAAGAGCTTGCGGAGAAATCCAAAGCAGAACTGGTTCAGATTATTGGCAGCACGATTATTCTTTACAAAGAATCTAAAGATTACAAACAAATAGAATTGCCATAAGCGGGAGGGTTCACCATGAAGGTAGGTATCATGGGCGGCACCTTTGATCCCATTCATATCGGCCATTTGCTGGCAGCAGAAGCGGCAAGGGATTCGTTCGGGCTTGACCAGGTCTGGTTCATGCCCAGCCATATTCCGCCCCATAAGGAACAGGCCGGAGCTGCCGGAGAGGATCGGCTCGGCATGGTGGCCGAAGCGATCTCCGATCATCCTTGTTTCCGTACACTGGATATTGAAATCAGAAGGGGCGGCGTTTCCTATACCATTGATACGGTGAAGGATATCCGCAGCTCTTTTGAAAATATAGATTTCCACTTTATCATCGGTGCCGATATGGTCAATTACCTTCCCAAATGGGAAGGCATTGAGGAACTGGTTGGGCTCATGAGCTTTATCGGTGTCGGACGACCGGGTTCCGAGCTGGATTTGGATGCACTGCCTCCTTATTTAAAAGGAAAGGTGCTTCTTGCCGACATGCCCCAGGTTGATATTTCTTCTACAGAAATCAGGGAAAGGCTGGCCACAGGTCATTCGATCCGTTATATGGTAACGGACAATGTCTATGACTATATCAGAAGGAGCGGATTGTATGGAATTCGGCCGGGAAGAACTGATTAAATTGGTTTCGGAGCAGATGCCGGCCATGCGCTGGCAGCATACACAGGGTGTGATGGAATCAGCAGTCAAGCTTGCCGGGCTGTATGGAGCAGATCCTGTAAAAGCGGAAAGAGCTGCGATTCTCCATGACGTTGCCAAATACTGGCCCGTCAAGCAGATGGAATTGGTAATCCGGGAGAATGATTTGTCCAAGGACCTTTTGTTTTATGATAAATCGCTTTGGCATGCAGAAGTGGGAGCTTTTGTCGCCAAGAGGGATTACGGAGTTGAAGACCCGGAGGTACTTGATGCGATCAAGTATCATACATCCGGGCGGATTGGCATGACACTCATGGATAAAGTGGTATGCCTGGCAGATTATATTGAGCCGGGAAGGGATTTTCCCGGCGTGAATAATATTCGCGAACTGGCTCACCATAGCCTTGAAGAAGGGCTGATTGCAGGTTTTGATTCAACAATTAGCCTGCTAGTATCGCGGCGGCAGATTATTTATCCGCTGACGGTATTTGCACGTAATGATCTTATAAAACAGTTGGAGGCGAATTCATGACCCTTACATCAGAACAATTGTTAAACCTGGCAGTAGAAGCTGCTGAAGATAAAAAAGCAATGAACGTCGTGGCGCTTGATTTGAAAGGCGTTTCGTTGATCTCGGATTATTTTGTGATTTGTCACGGTAACTCAGACGTGCAGGTCCAATCTATTGCAACTGAAATCCGCAAGCGGGTTCAAGAAACTGGCTCGGAAATACGCGGAATTGAAGGTATGAACTCCGCACGTTGGGTACTCATTGACCTTGGAGATGTTATTGTTCATGTCTTCCACCGGGATGAACGCGATTATTACAATATCGAACGCTTGTGGTCGGATGCCAAGGTTGTGGAGAACGTATGAGTCCGGTTGCAGGAACGATAGAGACGTATGAAGTGCTCCGCGAAGTGTCGCCATACGGATACTTTCTGGATGCGGGAGACCAGGACGTTCTCCTGCACTATACGGAATTAACACATGAGATCAAACCGGGCGATGATGTTGAAGTATTCATTTTCTACGATACGGAAGACCGCCTTGCAGCTACAATGAAGAAGCCATACCTTACACTTGGTGAAATGGCGAAGCTGGTAGTAGCTGATGTGCATCCGCGCCTGGGCTGCTTTCTTGAAATGGGTCTCGGCCGTCAACTTCTGCTGCCGATTCGCGAGCTGCCTGAATTGAAGGAGCTCCGTC
Encoded here:
- the aroE gene encoding shikimate dehydrogenase is translated as MITKTDLLASTGALLLGVIGDPIAHSKSPVMHQAALSALGLPGSYVSMHVKPGQVSEAIAGIKALGFRGINVTIPHKLEVIPYLDHLDETALRIGAVNTIVNDYGILTGYNTDGIGYVRSLKEEAVSELRGKKIMVLGAGGAARGIVYALSLESPDSIFIANRTADKAEAMADEWKELADIRGISMQQLPSYLKDIDILINTTSVGMHPNMSEAPVDVNLISENTVVSDLIYNPLQTRLLAESEKKGCTVHGGLGMFVNQGAYALEYWTGMPAPVAAMRNAVLKSMAG
- the yhbY gene encoding ribosome assembly RNA-binding protein YhbY produces the protein MLTGKQKRYLRSLAHHLDPIFQVGKGGTNDQLVRHINDAIEKRELMKISILNNCLDDKNEIAEELAEKSKAELVQIIGSTIILYKESKDYKQIELP
- a CDS encoding nicotinate-nucleotide adenylyltransferase — translated: MKVGIMGGTFDPIHIGHLLAAEAARDSFGLDQVWFMPSHIPPHKEQAGAAGEDRLGMVAEAISDHPCFRTLDIEIRRGGVSYTIDTVKDIRSSFENIDFHFIIGADMVNYLPKWEGIEELVGLMSFIGVGRPGSELDLDALPPYLKGKVLLADMPQVDISSTEIRERLATGHSIRYMVTDNVYDYIRRSGLYGIRPGRTD
- the yqeK gene encoding bis(5'-nucleosyl)-tetraphosphatase (symmetrical) YqeK produces the protein MEFGREELIKLVSEQMPAMRWQHTQGVMESAVKLAGLYGADPVKAERAAILHDVAKYWPVKQMELVIRENDLSKDLLFYDKSLWHAEVGAFVAKRDYGVEDPEVLDAIKYHTSGRIGMTLMDKVVCLADYIEPGRDFPGVNNIRELAHHSLEEGLIAGFDSTISLLVSRRQIIYPLTVFARNDLIKQLEANS
- the rsfS gene encoding ribosome silencing factor, producing MTLTSEQLLNLAVEAAEDKKAMNVVALDLKGVSLISDYFVICHGNSDVQVQSIATEIRKRVQETGSEIRGIEGMNSARWVLIDLGDVIVHVFHRDERDYYNIERLWSDAKVVENV